ATATATGATGCTTTTACGATATACGACGCTGTTCTAATTTTACTTGTCAATTTTTCAATGTAGCTATATAATGTTGATAATGATTATCAATATCAATAAAAATAACTAAGTTATTGGAGGATTGAAATGAAAAAAAAGGCGAGATTATTTCTTCATGCATCTTTAGGATTCGCGATTGCCATGCTTGCTGCATGTGGCGCAGATACAAATCAATCAGCTCTAACGAATGAAAGTACCGAAGAAACAACTACTGAGGATTCTGGAGAAGTCAACTTGTATTCTGCCCGACACTATGATGTCGACAAAGAATTATATGATCAGTTTGAAGAAGAAAGTGGAATCAAAGTAAATGTTGTTGAAGGGGATGCTAATGAACTAATAGAACGTATGAAACGAGAAGGCGAAAATTCCCCAGCAGATTTATTTATTACAGTCGATGGAGGAATCTTACATACAGCTAAAGAGGCAGATATTCTGCAACCATTCGAATCTGAGATAATTAATGAACAAGTCCCGGAGAACTTAAGAGACCCTGACAATGAGTGGGTTGGTTTATCTACTCGAGCACGTGTCATTGTTTACCACAAAGACCGTGTTGATCCTAGTGAGCTTTCTACGTATGAAGATTTAGCAACTGATACTTGGAAAGAAAGACTGCTTGTACGTTCTTCTACAAACTTATACAATCAATCACTTATTGCATCTTTGATTGAAATAAATGGAGAAGAAGAAACAGCCAAATGGGCTGAAGGAATTGCTCAAAATTTAGCTCGTGACCCAGACGGAGGAGATCGTGATCAAGCGAAGGCTGTCGTTGCTGGGAGTGGCGATATTGCCATTCTGAACACATATTACGTAGGTCAAATGCTCGTATCAGATGATGAAGAAGAGGTAAAAGTCGCTGAACAGATTGGGGTATTCTTCCCAAATCAAGAGACTACAGGCACACATATTAACATCAGCGGAGCTGGCTTAAGCAAACATAGTGAGAACAAGGAAAATGCGATTAAATTAGTTGAGTTCCTAACAGCTGTAGAGGCTCAAGAAACGGTTTCTAATACTAACTTTGAGTATCCAGTTAACGAAGACGCAGAGCGGGCTGACATTTTAACAGAATGGGGTACTTTTAAAGCCCAAGATATTGATTTTGCTGCATACGGAGTGAATAACCCTACAGCAGTTGAATTGGCCAACAAGGCAGGATGGAAATAAATCATGAGAATACAAACAGTTTCAAGGAATTTGAAACGACATTTGAATAGTTGGACAATAGTAAGCCTTATAGGGGCAGCAGTGATACTGCTGCCTATTGCTATTGTCTTAGCCACCATGTTTACAGAACCGACTGAAAATTGGGATCACGTTAAAGCTTACCTTCTTGTTGACTATGTAAAGGGTTCCCTTACGCTTGCCTTCTTTACTACATTTTTCGCAACGACGATAGGAGTGGTATTAGCTTGGCTAGTCGTCGGCTATTCATTTCCCTTAAGAGGCTTTTTTCGTTGGGCTTTGTTACTACCTTTAGCTCTTCCTCCATATATAGCGGCTTTTACGTACAGAACCATGACAAGTTATACCGGCGTCATCCAATCTACGTTACGCAATCAATTTGGCATTACACTCCCGCCAGATACAATTGAGGTTCACTCAATCCATGGAGCTATATTTATATTGACCTTTTGCTTGTACCCCTATGTTTATTTGATTACAAGAAGTTTTTTAGAAAGACAAAGTGCATCTTATATTGAAAATGCAAACCTATTGGGTAAAAAAAACGTTCAATTGTTTTGGAAGGTTGTCTTACCAATAGCAAGGCCGGCTATTATTGCCGGAATGATGCTTGTTATTTTTGAAGTATTAAGTGATTACGGAGTTGCTTCGTATTTCGGCGTTCAGACCATTTCTACGTCTATTTTTCAAACCTGGTTTGGTATGTACGATGTGGACTCTGCTTTAAGATTAGCTGCATGGCTCATGGTCATTATTATTGGTGTTTTTATTCTTGAACGATTTCTTAGGAGGAATATGCGCTATACATCAACGAGCACTCAGAATAAACCTTTGCATCCAAAACAATTAAAAGGAATATCCTCTTGGAGTGTCCTAGTATTGTGTTCAGCTATTTTTCTTTTGGCTTTTGCTTTTCCTGTCATTCAGATTATAGTCTGGGCCGTATGGAGGTTTGAAGGATACTGGACATCTGATTTTTTGCACCTTATGTCAAACACGCTTCAAGTGTCCATCATAGCCACCGTCATTGTGGTCATTTTCTCCATTATTACAGCAAGAGTTGTTCGAACATTATCTTCTAATTTTGCTTATGGACTCTCTCGACTCATTACAGCCGGTTATGCGGTACCAGGAGCTATTATTGCTGTTGGGATACTAGCTGCATTCATCTTCATTGATGAATCTCTCTCGTCCTTTTATCAATTTTTAGGGCAAACAGAGGGAGCTCTCGTCCTGAGTCTTTCTCTAGGTATGTTAGTGACAGGTTATGTCATTCGTTTTATAGCTCCAGGTTACAATACAATCGATTCAGGATACGAAAAGATTTCAAAATTCTATTCGGAAGCATCTAGAACATTAGGTAAAACATCTACTCGAACGTTTATTAAAATTGAATTACCGTTACTTAAAGGAACCTTATTAGCTGCCTTTATTTTGACGTTTGTAGAGATTATTAAAGAGCTACCTTTGACAAAACTATTACGTCCTTTTAATTTTGAAACCTTAGCAACCCAAGCTTACAAATACGCCATAGACGAACGAATTATAGCCGCTTCTCTCCCCTCCATACTTTTAATTATTGTCAGTTTAGTTTCTGTTCTCATCTTTAATAGCATCGGAAAGAGGGATGAATCGTGAGTTTAGTATTAGTTGAGCAACTTAGTTATGCCTATACGTCTTCGAAACAACCTGTTATTGATGCTCTTTCGTTTACCATTGAACAACATGAAGTGGTCGGTATCTTAGGACCTAGCGGAAGTGGAAAGAGTACACTTCTGCGTCTAATGGCAGGTCTTGAAATTCCTCTAAAAGGAACCATATCTATTGCCGGACGGACTGTAGTAAACGATAAGTTGTTTATGGAAGCTGATCAACGGGGCGTCGGTATGGTCTTTCAAGATTATGCTCTATTTCCTCACCTTACTGTGGAAAAGAACATTATGTTTGGCTTAGGGAAGATAAAAAAAAGGGAACGTGAAGCAAGAATGCATGAAATGATAGACTTGGTGAAGCTTCATGACTTAGCTAAACGTTATCCTCATGAACTGAGCGGCGGACAACAGCAAAGGGTCGCGTTAGCAAGAGCCCTTGCACCAAAACCTACTATTTTATTGATGGACGAGCCATTTAGTAACCTTGATTACGATTTAAAACAAAGCATTAGGCTTGAATTAAAAACGATACTACAAACAGCGGGTATAACATGTCTCTTGGTTTCACATGATTTAAATGATGTGAATGATATCTGTAGTCGAGTAATCGATTTAACTGATCATACTCGAACCACGACAAGAGGATGCTTTGAAGACGTTTCAAATGCTTTGGTCAATAAGCGATAAAGGGACACCTTACGATAATGCCGAGGCAGAGGCGTCTTTCAAATGTATCAAAACAGAGTGCAGTCCCATTGGCCATGGAGTGGTTTAACACAAAGAGAATCCAAGGATCATTAGATGACTTGGATTCTAGAGAATTTGAAAAGGGGGAGACTTTTTCAAATTTGTTCAGTTTTGTGTTGTTGACAGACCAGGTCTTTGTTTTGCTGTCCTCAACACGAACAGTGGCCGGAGGGGAAGGTTTTCTCCACGCAAACGACTTGCCTTCCCATACCATGCCACTTTGTATGATAAGCGAGAAAAAAACTCGAATTATAGTTCTTTCCCGTACATCTCATAATGCTTATAAGGCACAAATCCCCATTTTTCATACAGACCTTCATGTGCGGTCCAATCAATTACAAGATGCTTTAAGCCTAATTGCTCCATGTAGGTGACAGCTTCGCCAATGATTTGCCGCCCGTAGCCTTTGCCTCTTGCGCTTTTGGCCACGCCTAAGGGACCAATGCCACCTAATGGTCCGTCAAAGAGGGGCGCCCAGTAGACGTTTTGCCCAATAATTGAAGTGGCGGGCTGATTTGTCCGTGCAAAAGCCACAATGTCGTCGTTTTCAACCAAGACGAGATAGGCTGCTCCAGATCCACCTGCCTTAAAATAACGACGAGCCTCATATGCCCATCGTCCAGGAAATTCACGATCAAGAAAAGCCAGCAGCGCGGGCGCTTCCTCTGGTTTAAGTGGGCGGACGCTTGGCTTATTCTCTGCTGTTATTGGCGGCACAACCTTTGCCAAATCAAATGCTTGTCCCTGCGACTGGTAGGCATGCTTTTCAAGCCATGTTGCCGTCTCTTTATACTCTGACGGCACGCCTGGAAAAAAGTCCCCAGGATCACGGCCAATGGCAATGCTCGTGGCACCCGCTTTTTGCAATTCTGCCTCAGCATGTCGGAGCAGCGCTGAACCAATGCCTTGTCGCCGCCACTTTGGCGCAACGGCCAGCCATTGTATCCACCCTGTTTGTTGATAGGAAGGAATCGCTTCCCCCTCTTGCCAGTATTTCACTGTAACAATACCTGCCAGCTCTTCGTCGACAAAAGCCGCTCTGCTTGCGCTCGGCAGCCAGTTCGGATCCTCCAACGTATTTTGACGAAACAAAGCTTCGCGCATCGGATAATCGCTCCCATGAACGTTATTCCAAAAAGCGATCCATTTATCCATTTCCTCAGACGCAATCGGTGTTAGCTCCATGTTTGTACCTCCCATTGATGATGTGTTTTTAACAGCCTAGCACATTCACTAAAAAACTTCCGCAAATGCCCATTGATGAATACGCTTTCATAACATATACTATAATAAAGAAAACGCTTACAAGAAGGAGAGATTATTATGGGTCTTTTTCAACGCAAATCAACAAACGAGTTAAATAAGGCAAAACTCATTGAGTCATTATTGGATTCTGGTGTGTACAAAATGTCAGATGGTCGCCAGCTGTATGAATCCAATGTAGCTGAATTAACGGAAGCATACAAGCTGCATGCCGACCATTGCTGGGACAGTATTTATATTAACTGATTGAACTGCGAATGGTTTCCGAAAGAATCTGTTCAACGGCGCGCTCTAAATCTGGCAACGTCCAACGTGTCTGCTCCTTCGTCGCTCCTACGTGAGGCGGCACATGAATAAAGCCCGCAGCCAACGACGGCCAGTTGTAAAGCACGTGATACATGAGGGCGTTACATACATACGTCCCTGCCGTGTTTGACATGCGCGCCCCCCACCCCTCTTTCATTAAACGTTTAACGAAAGCTTCATTAGGCAAACGACTGAACAATCCGTCTGGTCCCTCTTCTAAAAGCTTCCCTGGTGAACGAACAGCACGCCTTGTTTTTCCTTCCCCCCAATTGATAGCCACCCGTTCCGGAGTGATTTCCTGTCTTCCAGCAGCCATCCCTAGCATAACAAGGGCATCTGGCAAGCCGTTTTTTTCAACCCATTCCATCACCTGCACAGGTGCTTCATCAAATTCGACCGGTAGGACAAGCCCTTTAATCGCTACACCTTCTATGTGCCGCCCATCCATTGCGGATACAATATGAGTGGTTGGATTGTCGCTGTGTTCTCCGAATATACCAAAGCCTGTAAGCAGAATAGTCCTCACGACAGCAGCCCCCCCTCTCTCCCTTTAAAAAACAGCCACCTGTCCATCGGTTCGCATTTCCGTTCCTCCAGACAATACACCTGTTTCTTCATTTCGAGTAATGATCTGGCCCCTGCCAAAACTATAAGACGTTGGAGCAATTTGCACCTCATGCCCCCGTTGAACCAATGAGTGAACGAGTGACGCAGGCATGCTTTGTTCCACGAGCACCTTTTTCCCACCTGTCCATTGCCAGCGAGGCGCGTCCAAGGCAGCCTGAGGATTCAGTTGATAGTCAAGTAAATTCATGACCGCCTGCATATGGCCTTGTGGCTGCATAAACCCACCCATCACGCCAAATGCTGCATACGGAGTTGCCTCTTTCGTAATAAAGCCTGGGATAATTGTGTGAAATGTTCTTTTTTCAGGAGCGACAACGTTCGGATGTCTAGGGTCTGTCGAAAAGTTATGGCCCCGGTTTTGCAAGGAAATGCCTGTTCCTGGTACAACAATCCCCGACCCAAAGCCCATGTAGTTGGATTGAATGAAGGACACCATATTGCCCTCGCCATCTGCAGTGGAAAGATACACCGTCCCACTTGAGGATGGATCGCCGAAGGTCGGCTCGATCGCATAGTGATTTATAAGCTTTCGGCGCTCTTGCGCATAGTCTGACGACAGCAGACGCTCCAAGGACAACGTCATATGATCGGCGTCTGTGATGTACTGTTGTGCATCGGAAAACGCTAGCTTCATCGCTTCAATTTGCAAATGAACTTCATTTTCTGATCCCCACGAATGAAAGCTGTCTTCAGACACCATTTGCAGCGCCATCAATGCGGTAATCCCTTGCCCATTTGGCGGTAGCTCCCAAATGTCATGATCGCGATAAGGGATGGACACTGGATCCACCCAGTCCACTTTCATCTTGGCAAGGTCCTCTTTCCTGATGAATCCACCAGCTTGTTTTGACGCAGCGTCTATTTTCTCTGCCAATGTACCATGGTACATCGATTCAGCCTTCGTCTCAGCAATCTCTCTCAATGTCTCTGCATGGCGAGGCGACCTCCACAGGCTGCCTATTGCCGGTGCCTTCCCTTCAGGAGCAAACACAGCCATCCATTCTTGAAAGGCCTCCTC
The nucleotide sequence above comes from Aureibacillus halotolerans. Encoded proteins:
- a CDS encoding Fe(3+) ABC transporter substrate-binding protein, with protein sequence MKKKARLFLHASLGFAIAMLAACGADTNQSALTNESTEETTTEDSGEVNLYSARHYDVDKELYDQFEEESGIKVNVVEGDANELIERMKREGENSPADLFITVDGGILHTAKEADILQPFESEIINEQVPENLRDPDNEWVGLSTRARVIVYHKDRVDPSELSTYEDLATDTWKERLLVRSSTNLYNQSLIASLIEINGEEETAKWAEGIAQNLARDPDGGDRDQAKAVVAGSGDIAILNTYYVGQMLVSDDEEEVKVAEQIGVFFPNQETTGTHINISGAGLSKHSENKENAIKLVEFLTAVEAQETVSNTNFEYPVNEDAERADILTEWGTFKAQDIDFAAYGVNNPTAVELANKAGWK
- a CDS encoding ABC transporter permease, which gives rise to MRIQTVSRNLKRHLNSWTIVSLIGAAVILLPIAIVLATMFTEPTENWDHVKAYLLVDYVKGSLTLAFFTTFFATTIGVVLAWLVVGYSFPLRGFFRWALLLPLALPPYIAAFTYRTMTSYTGVIQSTLRNQFGITLPPDTIEVHSIHGAIFILTFCLYPYVYLITRSFLERQSASYIENANLLGKKNVQLFWKVVLPIARPAIIAGMMLVIFEVLSDYGVASYFGVQTISTSIFQTWFGMYDVDSALRLAAWLMVIIIGVFILERFLRRNMRYTSTSTQNKPLHPKQLKGISSWSVLVLCSAIFLLAFAFPVIQIIVWAVWRFEGYWTSDFLHLMSNTLQVSIIATVIVVIFSIITARVVRTLSSNFAYGLSRLITAGYAVPGAIIAVGILAAFIFIDESLSSFYQFLGQTEGALVLSLSLGMLVTGYVIRFIAPGYNTIDSGYEKISKFYSEASRTLGKTSTRTFIKIELPLLKGTLLAAFILTFVEIIKELPLTKLLRPFNFETLATQAYKYAIDERIIAASLPSILLIIVSLVSVLIFNSIGKRDES
- a CDS encoding ABC transporter ATP-binding protein, which produces MSLVLVEQLSYAYTSSKQPVIDALSFTIEQHEVVGILGPSGSGKSTLLRLMAGLEIPLKGTISIAGRTVVNDKLFMEADQRGVGMVFQDYALFPHLTVEKNIMFGLGKIKKREREARMHEMIDLVKLHDLAKRYPHELSGGQQQRVALARALAPKPTILLMDEPFSNLDYDLKQSIRLELKTILQTAGITCLLVSHDLNDVNDICSRVIDLTDHTRTTTRGCFEDVSNALVNKR
- a CDS encoding GNAT family N-acetyltransferase yields the protein MELTPIASEEMDKWIAFWNNVHGSDYPMREALFRQNTLEDPNWLPSASRAAFVDEELAGIVTVKYWQEGEAIPSYQQTGWIQWLAVAPKWRRQGIGSALLRHAEAELQKAGATSIAIGRDPGDFFPGVPSEYKETATWLEKHAYQSQGQAFDLAKVVPPITAENKPSVRPLKPEEAPALLAFLDREFPGRWAYEARRYFKAGGSGAAYLVLVENDDIVAFARTNQPATSIIGQNVYWAPLFDGPLGGIGPLGVAKSARGKGYGRQIIGEAVTYMEQLGLKHLVIDWTAHEGLYEKWGFVPYKHYEMYGKEL
- a CDS encoding Fur-regulated basic protein FbpA, giving the protein MGLFQRKSTNELNKAKLIESLLDSGVYKMSDGRQLYESNVAELTEAYKLHADHCWDSIYIN
- a CDS encoding peptidase C15 — protein: MRTILLTGFGIFGEHSDNPTTHIVSAMDGRHIEGVAIKGLVLPVEFDEAPVQVMEWVEKNGLPDALVMLGMAAGRQEITPERVAINWGEGKTRRAVRSPGKLLEEGPDGLFSRLPNEAFVKRLMKEGWGARMSNTAGTYVCNALMYHVLYNWPSLAAGFIHVPPHVGATKEQTRWTLPDLERAVEQILSETIRSSIS
- a CDS encoding gamma-glutamyltransferase family protein; protein product: MPLHYPHPSKRHVSYAKNGMVATSQPLAAQAGLTIMQQGGNAIDAAIATAATLTVVEPTSNGIGGDAFAIVWVKGELHGMNASGRSPAMLTRDALPTEGGTPYIPTYGWTPVTVPGAPAAWAALHGRFGKLPFAEVLAPAIQYAEEGYPLSPVLGYHWERAFHTYKQKLSEEAFQEWMAVFAPEGKAPAIGSLWRSPRHAETLREIAETKAESMYHGTLAEKIDAASKQAGGFIRKEDLAKMKVDWVDPVSIPYRDHDIWELPPNGQGITALMALQMVSEDSFHSWGSENEVHLQIEAMKLAFSDAQQYITDADHMTLSLERLLSSDYAQERRKLINHYAIEPTFGDPSSSGTVYLSTADGEGNMVSFIQSNYMGFGSGIVVPGTGISLQNRGHNFSTDPRHPNVVAPEKRTFHTIIPGFITKEATPYAAFGVMGGFMQPQGHMQAVMNLLDYQLNPQAALDAPRWQWTGGKKVLVEQSMPASLVHSLVQRGHEVQIAPTSYSFGRGQIITRNEETGVLSGGTEMRTDGQVAVF